In a single window of the Bacillus clarus genome:
- a CDS encoding glycosyltransferase family 2 protein, which translates to MMEQKQLVSVVIPLYNAEKYIEETMQSILNQTYENIEIVIVDDGSKDQSPSIVKSLVQKYPGQVKYVHQKNQGVSVARNTGIENASGEYVAFLDSDDLWEQTKIEKQIESMHKNSMDACYCGYMNFYEETGEKVEHTTNFIKGDMTKAFLTHQVVAQTSTWIFKRSVVMDHNIRFTPGCSWGEDLEFLFKLMSVTNVCYVDEYLTYYRILSEGNLSSKYKDYELKTTKELEIFNRMREWVHKKSQALLTKNSAELIEILETYLFPYTVINNACIYIKGNPKLEKTQMNLIKKDIKKYCRKIYSKNGKRSKKLYAMLWFVRIKFMFS; encoded by the coding sequence ATGATGGAACAAAAACAACTCGTTTCGGTCGTTATACCGCTTTATAATGCGGAAAAATACATTGAAGAAACGATGCAATCAATACTAAATCAAACCTACGAAAATATTGAAATTGTAATTGTAGACGATGGGAGCAAAGATCAATCACCTTCTATTGTAAAAAGTCTTGTACAAAAGTATCCAGGACAAGTAAAATACGTCCACCAAAAAAATCAAGGGGTATCCGTCGCTCGTAATACAGGAATTGAAAATGCTAGTGGAGAATATGTTGCCTTTCTTGATAGTGATGATTTATGGGAGCAAACGAAAATAGAGAAACAAATCGAAAGTATGCATAAAAACAGTATGGATGCTTGTTACTGTGGCTATATGAATTTCTATGAAGAAACTGGAGAGAAAGTAGAGCATACAACGAATTTTATTAAAGGTGATATGACAAAGGCTTTCTTAACACATCAAGTTGTTGCTCAAACAAGTACTTGGATTTTCAAACGATCCGTTGTTATGGATCACAACATTCGCTTTACACCTGGCTGTAGTTGGGGAGAAGACTTGGAGTTCTTATTTAAATTAATGAGCGTAACAAATGTATGTTATGTAGATGAATACTTAACATATTATCGAATCTTATCAGAAGGAAATCTTTCTTCAAAATATAAAGATTACGAATTAAAAACAACGAAGGAATTAGAAATATTCAACCGTATGAGAGAATGGGTTCATAAAAAATCTCAAGCATTACTAACAAAAAATTCTGCAGAACTCATTGAAATTCTTGAGACTTATTTATTCCCGTACACAGTCATTAACAATGCTTGTATTTATATTAAAGGGAACCCTAAATTAGAAAAAACACAAATGAACTTAATAAAAAAAGACATAAAGAAATATTGTCGTAAAATTTATTCGAAAAATGGGAAACGCAGTAAAAAATTATATGCAATGCTTTGGTTCGTTCGAATTAAATTTATGTTTTCTTAA
- a CDS encoding glycosyltransferase family 39 protein translates to MLGQFIRRYNWILLGIIIIVGFLLRFITLQTHGIDLSIASDDVGYQKSAKILLETGMLTYHDPAKPTIHIMPGFPALLAAVFYFFGSGSSGLFVAKLIIIIFGIASIYMTYKIGTYLLNPAAGLIAALLLAIYPPEIVIENVTLTEGPFLFFSLGLLYWSLKLADTHSTKDFLIVLAFYFLALYFRVQIALYPVLLFAYLVMKRYPFHIMVKQALISIGIALIVLGPWWARNYMQFNKFIPLTAGAGNPLLLGTYQGEGYPEGKDMGELEVELHAKYPDLEAHEFMELEEKIAIDKMKEWWKTDKESMIRSYLILKPEILWKKPYYSIEHNIEVFDVSAKDMNEIYDFIKQIFFICTVLSFVFLLSRWRETTFLWLILLFQTYLTCLYVAYERYALPLIPFLFIIIGIGIVVTVGKINKLLFQKRKF, encoded by the coding sequence ATGTTAGGTCAATTTATTCGAAGGTATAATTGGATCCTTTTGGGAATTATCATAATTGTTGGCTTTTTACTTCGTTTTATAACGTTACAAACACATGGCATTGATTTGAGTATAGCTAGTGATGATGTAGGTTATCAAAAATCAGCAAAGATTTTATTAGAAACGGGAATGCTAACATATCATGATCCTGCCAAACCAACTATTCACATTATGCCTGGTTTTCCAGCTTTATTGGCTGCTGTGTTTTATTTCTTTGGTAGTGGTAGTAGTGGTTTATTTGTAGCTAAATTAATCATTATAATTTTTGGGATAGCGAGTATTTATATGACGTATAAGATTGGGACATATTTGTTGAATCCCGCAGCAGGATTAATAGCGGCATTATTATTAGCAATCTATCCTCCGGAAATAGTTATCGAAAATGTAACATTAACAGAAGGACCATTTTTATTCTTCTCACTAGGATTATTATACTGGAGTTTAAAATTAGCTGATACACATTCAACGAAAGATTTTTTGATTGTATTAGCTTTCTACTTCTTAGCACTATATTTCCGCGTGCAAATCGCCTTATATCCAGTATTGCTGTTTGCATATCTTGTAATGAAGCGTTATCCGTTTCATATTATGGTGAAACAAGCACTTATAAGTATAGGAATAGCCCTTATAGTACTTGGGCCGTGGTGGGCCCGAAATTACATGCAATTCAATAAATTCATACCTTTAACTGCTGGAGCAGGGAATCCATTATTACTTGGAACATATCAAGGAGAAGGGTATCCGGAAGGTAAGGATATGGGAGAGCTTGAAGTGGAATTGCATGCAAAATACCCTGATCTAGAAGCACATGAGTTTATGGAATTAGAAGAAAAAATTGCTATAGATAAAATGAAAGAATGGTGGAAAACAGATAAAGAGTCTATGATTCGAAGCTATTTAATTTTAAAACCGGAAATTCTTTGGAAGAAACCGTATTATTCTATAGAGCATAATATTGAAGTTTTTGATGTTTCCGCAAAAGATATGAATGAGATTTATGATTTCATAAAACAGATATTTTTCATATGTACAGTACTTTCCTTTGTTTTTCTTTTGAGTAGGTGGAGAGAGACTACATTTCTATGGTTAATCCTTCTATTTCAAACGTATTTAACGTGCCTGTATGTGGCATATGAACGATATGCACTACCATTAATTCCGTTTCTATTTATTATAATTGGGATAGGGATTGTAGTAACTGTTGGAAAGATTAATAAACTACTATTTCAAAAGAGAAAATTTTAA
- a CDS encoding glycosyltransferase family 2 protein codes for MSVEVPISIPKTLIIIPAYNEEEAIADTLIRLLELKEHFSELDICVINDGSQDKTAKIVTEFPVHLVNLPYNLGIGSAVQTGYKYAYENDYDIAIQFDADGQHNPDDLYKIIQPIAEDQCDMVLGSRFTEKTAYKGSISRRVGIFYFTALLKVLTKQTFMDPTSGYRAINREVIKIFAHNYPKDYPEPEVLIHLKKKKLRINEISVNMQERQGGQSSITPLKSAYYMIKVSLAILMQKIVKG; via the coding sequence ATGTCTGTTGAGGTACCGATTTCAATACCCAAAACTTTAATTATTATTCCTGCTTATAATGAAGAGGAAGCAATTGCAGATACATTAATAAGACTTTTAGAACTAAAAGAACACTTTTCAGAGTTAGATATTTGTGTAATTAATGATGGTTCACAAGATAAAACAGCTAAAATTGTAACAGAATTCCCAGTCCATCTTGTAAACCTACCCTATAATTTAGGTATCGGATCGGCTGTACAAACTGGGTATAAATACGCTTATGAGAATGATTATGATATCGCTATTCAATTTGATGCCGATGGACAACATAATCCTGATGATTTATATAAAATCATCCAACCTATTGCTGAAGATCAATGTGATATGGTATTAGGTTCACGATTTACAGAAAAAACTGCATATAAAGGTAGTATTTCACGAAGAGTTGGTATTTTTTATTTCACTGCCTTATTAAAAGTATTAACAAAACAAACATTTATGGATCCAACTTCTGGATACCGTGCTATCAATCGAGAAGTCATTAAAATTTTTGCACATAATTATCCAAAAGATTATCCAGAACCAGAAGTTCTTATTCATTTAAAAAAGAAAAAACTTCGCATTAACGAAATATCTGTAAATATGCAAGAACGACAAGGTGGACAATCTTCTATTACACCTTTAAAATCTGCATATTATATGATTAAAGTAAGCCTCGCTATATTAATGCAAAAAATCGTGAAAGGTTGA
- a CDS encoding trimeric intracellular cation channel family protein — MLLIEIFTFLGIIAAAISGTLVGLKKDLDLFGVLCLAVATALGGGIIRDIMIGNLPPVAFVKPIYFFVSVLSALFTCMFFERINKLQVVIMLSDAVGLGVFTAIGANAAMSHHVDASFLVVSMGVITGIGGGILRDICAQDIPYVFRKEIYAIASILGAISFLITYSMGAHVLAFYICLLVTFIIRVVTVIYNVHFPVFFKTHAKINKGH, encoded by the coding sequence ATGTTATTAATCGAAATATTTACGTTTCTTGGCATTATCGCCGCTGCCATTTCTGGTACATTAGTTGGTTTAAAAAAAGATTTGGATTTGTTTGGTGTCCTTTGTTTAGCTGTAGCTACTGCACTAGGTGGCGGTATTATTCGTGATATTATGATTGGTAACCTACCTCCTGTCGCATTTGTAAAACCAATTTACTTTTTCGTCAGCGTATTATCAGCATTATTTACTTGTATGTTTTTTGAGCGTATTAATAAGCTTCAAGTTGTTATTATGCTTTCCGACGCTGTTGGCTTAGGGGTTTTTACAGCTATCGGTGCGAATGCAGCGATGTCACATCACGTCGACGCTTCATTTTTAGTTGTTTCGATGGGAGTTATTACAGGTATTGGAGGCGGTATTTTGCGCGATATATGCGCTCAAGATATCCCTTATGTGTTCCGTAAAGAAATTTATGCCATTGCTTCTATTTTAGGGGCAATTAGCTTCCTAATCACATATTCAATGGGGGCACACGTATTGGCGTTCTATATTTGTTTACTCGTAACATTCATTATACGTGTCGTCACTGTTATATATAATGTACATTTCCCAGTTTTCTTTAAAACACATGCAAAAATAAATAAAGGTCATTAA
- a CDS encoding acyl-CoA thioesterase: MEKKFMRESKAIKTTRVFPNDLNNHQTLFGGKLLAEIDSIASIAAARHSRKHCVTASIDSVDFLTPIHQADSVCYEAFVCYTGKSSMEVFVKVIAENLLAGERRIAATCFITFVALKDGKPSSVPQVLPETEEEHWLHKTGSERAESRKRGRLKSKEMAEVLTLNKPWNM, encoded by the coding sequence ATGGAAAAGAAATTTATGAGAGAATCGAAAGCAATTAAAACAACACGTGTTTTTCCAAATGATTTAAACAACCATCAAACATTATTTGGTGGAAAACTATTAGCAGAAATTGATAGTATTGCCTCTATTGCAGCAGCGAGACATAGCCGTAAACATTGCGTGACAGCATCTATTGATTCCGTTGATTTTTTAACACCAATCCATCAAGCTGATTCTGTTTGTTACGAAGCATTTGTCTGCTATACTGGCAAATCATCCATGGAAGTATTTGTGAAAGTTATCGCAGAAAATTTATTAGCAGGAGAACGCCGTATCGCTGCTACTTGCTTTATTACATTCGTTGCATTAAAAGATGGAAAACCTTCTTCTGTACCACAAGTATTACCAGAAACCGAGGAAGAGCATTGGTTGCATAAAACAGGTTCAGAGCGTGCAGAAAGTCGAAAAAGAGGCCGTTTAAAAAGTAAGGAGATGGCAGAAGTATTAACTTTAAATAAACCATGGAATATGTAA
- a CDS encoding glycosyltransferase family 39 protein: MNHIQTGFSSFFSKIIIGMLLMFFAYTCWTAFETSKQFFGGSTTSLAIVLGIFIILLLLIASILQYRFTDKQFLIFLLSASILVRLLVVFFVDTPFIGDMKSTYESAKQVALGNNVDAVSQLPFIIYESLIIRVFGDTTFMLQLCNILFCAGTSFFIYRIASMVFQEECGRIASIFYALYIPNILLSSILTAEPMAIFLFYCACYILLHKGLSHSYMWIVSAILFAFSNMIFPIGLFFPIFIIGYVLLIEMFQSATKQGVLLKTIGVLAMFYATHFGVNYGIQAMGMPQYTISNETYVQSVLIGKQQSKTETVQSQNMKEHIDQKLKEIETERYTFLKPTIAQLLDEGMNSVVFKCEKLIYIAITLFMTIALLHFLIRKQQNEGYMLFTLLVLGYIGAKLCNIDVAYSNLAVPSLFILQSFGVYMSYFYCQKIFFKK, encoded by the coding sequence ATGAATCATATACAAACAGGTTTTTCATCTTTTTTCAGTAAAATAATTATTGGTATGTTGCTCATGTTTTTTGCGTACACTTGCTGGACAGCTTTTGAGACGAGCAAACAATTTTTTGGAGGAAGTACGACAAGCCTAGCGATTGTTTTAGGGATTTTTATCATACTTCTTTTGTTAATTGCATCTATTTTGCAATATCGGTTTACAGATAAGCAATTCCTTATCTTCCTTCTTAGCGCATCTATACTTGTTAGACTTCTTGTAGTGTTTTTTGTGGATACGCCATTTATTGGTGATATGAAATCTACGTATGAATCTGCAAAACAAGTTGCGCTTGGGAATAACGTAGATGCTGTAAGTCAGTTACCTTTCATTATTTACGAATCATTAATTATTCGCGTATTTGGCGATACAACATTTATGTTACAACTATGTAATATCTTATTCTGCGCCGGAACGTCATTTTTCATTTATCGTATAGCGTCGATGGTATTTCAAGAAGAATGTGGACGAATAGCCTCCATATTTTATGCTTTGTATATCCCAAACATTCTTCTGAGTTCAATATTAACTGCAGAACCAATGGCGATATTTTTATTTTATTGTGCTTGTTACATACTGCTACATAAAGGCTTGAGTCATTCTTACATGTGGATCGTTTCTGCAATTTTGTTTGCTTTTAGTAACATGATTTTCCCTATAGGTTTATTCTTCCCTATTTTTATAATTGGCTACGTGTTATTAATTGAAATGTTTCAATCAGCAACGAAGCAAGGTGTACTGTTAAAAACGATAGGTGTACTTGCTATGTTTTATGCTACTCATTTTGGCGTGAATTATGGCATTCAAGCGATGGGGATGCCACAATATACTATTTCTAATGAGACGTATGTGCAATCTGTTTTGATAGGTAAGCAACAAAGTAAAACGGAAACAGTTCAGAGTCAAAATATGAAAGAACATATAGATCAAAAATTAAAAGAAATAGAGACGGAGCGGTATACTTTTTTAAAACCAACTATAGCTCAGTTATTAGATGAAGGAATGAATTCTGTAGTTTTTAAATGTGAAAAACTTATATACATAGCGATAACTTTATTTATGACGATTGCTCTGTTGCATTTTCTTATTAGGAAGCAACAAAATGAAGGGTATATGTTATTCACACTGCTCGTTTTGGGCTATATCGGTGCTAAACTTTGTAATATTGACGTAGCATACAGTAATTTAGCGGTACCAAGTTTATTTATTTTGCAAAGTTTTGGTGTTTATATGAGTTACTTCTATTGTCAAAAAATCTTTTTTAAAAAATAA
- a CDS encoding DUF2304 domain-containing protein — MPVITFSFIFILLLFLLIINSIRRGALETKYAILWIFVCISMAILSSTDKIINWIGKLLKVEYPPSVLFLFGLLFCFILIFDLTRKISKLHHQLVTLTQDYALLKQKLKITDKE, encoded by the coding sequence ATGCCTGTAATTACCTTTTCATTTATCTTTATTCTATTATTATTTTTATTAATCATTAACTCTATTCGTCGTGGAGCTTTAGAAACAAAATATGCCATTCTATGGATTTTTGTTTGTATTTCAATGGCAATTTTAAGTTCTACCGATAAAATAATAAATTGGATCGGAAAATTACTGAAAGTAGAATATCCTCCATCTGTTTTATTCTTATTCGGACTTTTATTTTGTTTCATCTTAATTTTTGACTTAACACGAAAAATCTCCAAACTGCACCATCAACTTGTAACGTTAACGCAAGATTATGCACTATTAAAACAAAAATTAAAGATAACAGATAAAGAATAA
- a CDS encoding YfhO family protein gives MNLEHDNRTFLNKSTLIIIPFLLLFAFAFHYFFLTSDQIFSGTGDALSQFGFFSFLLQHAFKDGNLFWSFDYGLGGDLFGEFSYYYSTAPLFWITLLLPKLNIEQIYDMKLYISVLKNFLAMLFMYGSLRYHNKTVFSSFIATIMYGGCITFMRHSLLWDFMADAIVFLPLVIWGLDRYIIEKKRGLFLFAATLMLASNFYFAFITSIFIFIYAFFQYFATRQNKTIVSFLTYYIRIGLLYGLSLGLAAVCFIPSVNAVFSADRLTKKFDIPLFFEDTFYKNLMESIFFIYDAEYHQLAFPALILFLIVFGLFIRDKLVKNKLLFTFFMLILYMLPYTYSVFNGFSAMQYRWLYLFVFVIAQTIAYILDWMILYKKEHKAFYIISSLVATGLFIYAFYRKVNINDKPLEVVDNILIGTIALSIVTICLWRYLSKPFIQLLVVVNILVSTISMNYMYANNILSTVFGQRNATTEALHAPGYDNKDEIAAIRYIQDHDKDFYRILNPGSTHNTPMLQGYHGTSTYQSLINYYVHDFMKNKYNVFQGFDTPSMFYQADSRLLLENMLGVKYRVLSADTDPKNIPYGYKLLKQVGPYNIYQNNYALPLGYVYESGISEEEFSKLNFAQRDQLLLNAVVVNNLKDFSLTHFDKKKLNSKPVPIKIEKMKLENMEKDNNKLIVHGYGNMIVPIDPPNTPGDLIVELKVKNKGSFQATVNGKTMGKGEDTGAYSYPLERFVYNLGKDDRPDQLTISIDAPGEYELEDLQANIVSYENIQEKTKKLTENRLQNIYYKNNYLKGEINSSKDGLLYLSVPYSKGWTIKVDGKETEFTKANSAFIGVPITKGAHIIEMNYVTPYFKLGMIISIVSLIICLALFIFTNKNRSAKLPFFRKNK, from the coding sequence ATGAACTTAGAGCATGACAATAGAACTTTTTTAAACAAAAGCACCCTTATTATCATTCCATTCTTATTACTATTCGCTTTTGCTTTTCACTATTTCTTTTTAACATCTGATCAAATATTTTCCGGTACAGGTGATGCATTAAGTCAATTTGGTTTCTTTTCATTTCTCCTGCAGCACGCCTTTAAGGATGGTAATCTTTTTTGGTCTTTTGATTACGGATTAGGTGGAGATTTATTTGGAGAGTTTAGTTATTACTATAGTACAGCGCCTTTGTTCTGGATTACGCTGCTACTTCCTAAATTAAATATTGAACAAATTTATGATATGAAATTATACATAAGTGTTTTAAAAAACTTTTTAGCTATGTTATTTATGTATGGTTCTTTACGTTATCATAATAAAACAGTATTCTCATCTTTTATTGCTACTATTATGTATGGTGGATGTATTACCTTTATGCGTCACTCATTACTTTGGGACTTCATGGCAGATGCTATTGTATTTTTACCCTTAGTAATATGGGGACTTGATAGGTATATTATAGAAAAGAAAAGAGGACTTTTCCTATTTGCTGCTACCTTAATGTTAGCATCAAACTTTTATTTTGCTTTTATCACAAGTATTTTTATTTTTATTTACGCATTTTTCCAATACTTTGCTACACGGCAAAATAAAACTATAGTTTCTTTTCTAACTTATTATATTAGAATCGGATTATTATACGGATTATCACTCGGCTTGGCCGCAGTTTGCTTCATTCCTTCAGTCAATGCTGTATTTAGTGCAGATAGATTAACAAAGAAATTTGATATACCTTTATTCTTTGAAGATACATTTTATAAAAACCTAATGGAAAGCATCTTCTTCATATACGATGCTGAATACCATCAATTAGCTTTTCCAGCTTTAATTTTATTTCTAATTGTATTTGGACTGTTTATACGTGATAAGCTCGTTAAAAACAAACTATTATTTACATTTTTCATGTTAATTCTATATATGCTTCCATACACATATTCTGTATTCAATGGCTTTTCAGCAATGCAATACAGATGGCTTTATTTATTTGTATTTGTAATCGCTCAAACTATAGCCTACATTTTAGATTGGATGATTCTTTATAAAAAAGAGCATAAAGCATTTTATATAATAAGTTCATTAGTGGCTACCGGATTATTCATTTATGCATTTTATAGAAAAGTAAATATAAATGATAAACCATTAGAAGTAGTTGATAACATCTTAATAGGTACCATCGCTCTTTCAATCGTTACGATATGCCTATGGCGTTATCTTTCTAAACCATTCATACAACTTTTAGTTGTTGTGAATATTCTAGTTAGTACAATCTCTATGAATTATATGTACGCTAACAATATACTTAGCACTGTTTTTGGACAAAGAAATGCAACAACAGAGGCTTTACATGCACCGGGTTATGATAATAAAGATGAAATTGCTGCTATTCGTTATATACAGGATCATGATAAAGACTTTTATCGTATTCTTAACCCAGGTAGCACCCATAACACACCAATGCTCCAAGGATATCATGGTACAAGTACGTATCAAAGCTTGATTAATTATTATGTTCATGACTTTATGAAAAATAAATATAACGTATTCCAAGGATTCGATACGCCTTCAATGTTCTATCAAGCTGATAGTCGACTACTACTTGAAAATATGTTAGGTGTAAAATACCGCGTACTAAGCGCAGATACGGATCCAAAGAATATCCCTTATGGATATAAACTATTAAAACAAGTAGGTCCATATAACATTTATCAAAACAATTATGCGTTACCATTAGGATATGTATATGAATCCGGTATAAGTGAAGAAGAATTTTCTAAGTTAAACTTTGCTCAACGTGATCAATTATTATTAAACGCTGTAGTCGTTAATAATTTAAAAGATTTTTCATTAACTCATTTTGATAAAAAGAAACTTAATTCCAAGCCAGTGCCTATCAAAATAGAAAAAATGAAATTAGAAAACATGGAAAAAGATAACAACAAACTTATTGTCCATGGTTATGGAAATATGATAGTTCCTATTGACCCTCCTAATACCCCTGGAGATCTAATTGTTGAATTAAAAGTAAAAAATAAAGGTTCATTCCAAGCAACGGTTAATGGAAAAACCATGGGTAAAGGTGAAGACACTGGTGCATATTCATATCCTTTAGAAAGATTCGTTTATAATTTAGGGAAAGATGACCGCCCGGATCAACTAACTATTTCTATCGATGCACCAGGTGAATATGAACTTGAAGACTTACAAGCAAATATTGTGAGTTACGAAAATATACAAGAAAAAACAAAAAAACTAACTGAAAATAGACTCCAAAATATTTATTATAAAAATAACTATTTAAAAGGTGAAATTAACTCAAGTAAAGATGGGTTATTGTATCTATCTGTTCCATACAGTAAAGGCTGGACTATAAAGGTCGATGGGAAAGAAACAGAATTTACTAAAGCAAATTCTGCATTTATTGGTGTCCCAATCACAAAAGGAGCACATATAATTGAAATGAATTATGTCACACCTTACTTCAAATTAGGTATGATTATATCTATAGTTTCATTAATCATTTGCTTAGCTTTATTTATTTTCACAAACAAGAATAGATCTGCAAAACTTCCTTTTTTCCGAAAAAACAAGTAG
- a CDS encoding glycosyltransferase family 2 protein codes for MTLSIVVPCYNEEKVLRAFYSETSLEIHKLTTDYEFVFVNDGSKDGTLDILRDLANSDSAVHYISFSRNFGKEAAMLAGLKYATGDAVVIMDADLQHPPSLIKDMVEGYNEGYDQVIAKRTRTGDSPVRSFVSRLYYKVMNKFVDIELVDGIGDFRLLSRRAVDSLLSLSEYNRFSKGLFSWIGFKELIIEYENVLRSDGESKWTFSKLLNYGIDGVISFNNKPLRLSIYIGLLTTLLGVLYVITTFVQIIVGGIDVPGYFTLISAILFIGGIQLIFLGVVGEYIGRIYYETKRRPHFIVAEKKVSEVKQKA; via the coding sequence ATGACTCTTTCAATAGTAGTACCCTGTTATAATGAGGAGAAGGTACTCCGTGCCTTTTATTCTGAAACTTCTCTTGAAATTCATAAATTAACTACCGATTATGAATTTGTTTTTGTGAATGATGGTAGTAAAGATGGTACATTAGATATTCTACGTGATTTAGCGAACTCCGATTCAGCTGTGCACTATATATCATTTAGTCGGAATTTCGGAAAAGAAGCTGCTATGTTAGCTGGTTTAAAATACGCTACAGGCGATGCAGTAGTAATTATGGATGCCGATTTACAACATCCTCCATCACTAATAAAAGATATGGTAGAAGGATATAACGAAGGCTATGATCAAGTTATTGCAAAGAGAACGAGAACAGGTGATTCACCTGTTCGTTCTTTCGTCTCTCGTCTATATTATAAAGTTATGAATAAATTTGTTGATATTGAATTAGTAGACGGCATTGGGGACTTTAGACTTTTAAGTAGAAGAGCAGTTGATTCCTTATTATCTTTAAGTGAATACAATCGCTTCTCAAAAGGCTTATTCTCTTGGATTGGATTTAAAGAATTAATCATTGAATACGAAAATGTATTACGTTCTGATGGAGAGAGTAAGTGGACTTTCTCTAAGTTATTAAACTACGGAATAGATGGTGTTATTTCTTTTAATAACAAACCATTACGTCTATCTATATATATTGGGTTATTAACAACTCTTTTAGGGGTTTTATATGTAATCACAACATTTGTCCAAATCATTGTTGGTGGTATTGATGTACCAGGTTACTTTACTTTGATTTCTGCCATACTATTCATTGGTGGCATTCAACTCATTTTTCTAGGTGTCGTTGGTGAATATATCGGGCGTATTTATTACGAAACGAAACGTAGACCACATTTCATTGTAGCTGAGAAAAAGGTTAGTGAAGTCAAACAAAAAGCTTAA
- a CDS encoding flippase: MKTNKILKNASYLFVGNIIVKFVLAIATILFARYVSPNDYGMFTTALAVSAVICYFTDAGLTHTFMREGTKNGANISELISSYLRVRFVLAVVISVLFAIFAQFSYPDAYLRAMVYWVVLPTMFGATLQGVGMAYFQVTERMQFTAIISVLQGVTAAAALLLGMYFKWSLMMVAAMYGLSSLVAGLIAFMMVIRYTTIHKGWHRGILDQLLVFTINGIIIMLLPQLGPIILEKVSSYEQVGFFGAASKIPAVLYQIPGVIAAAFYPKLFAFGNENNIDEHRKLSHFELKLMSFLGMGISIPFIADPSFWIVNLLGEKYAPAGNALAILAFMVILQSINYPLADNLTTIGQQWKRTTTMGIGLAVAIISYIVLGSKFGMMGAAVAAILTEVTLLIGFTLFVRKGFELLFKGIIFNSLAFAISYGLYRIILINLPPLVALTLTGILYGIIGLAIDPQIRGLILGFVNKKLAGKNI; the protein is encoded by the coding sequence ATGAAAACAAATAAAATCCTTAAAAACGCTTCCTACCTCTTTGTAGGAAATATTATCGTTAAATTCGTACTCGCTATTGCTACCATTCTCTTTGCACGATATGTTTCACCTAATGATTATGGTATGTTTACAACCGCATTAGCTGTCTCTGCTGTCATTTGTTACTTTACAGACGCAGGTTTGACGCATACATTTATGCGTGAAGGAACAAAAAACGGTGCCAATATTAGCGAATTAATCAGTAGCTATTTACGTGTCCGCTTCGTATTAGCTGTGGTGATTTCTGTACTCTTCGCTATTTTTGCACAGTTTTCCTATCCCGATGCTTATTTACGCGCGATGGTATACTGGGTCGTATTACCAACAATGTTCGGAGCAACTTTACAAGGTGTCGGAATGGCTTACTTCCAAGTAACAGAACGTATGCAGTTCACAGCTATCATCTCTGTATTACAAGGTGTAACAGCGGCAGCGGCTCTTTTACTTGGAATGTACTTTAAATGGTCACTTATGATGGTTGCTGCAATGTATGGGCTATCAAGCCTTGTAGCAGGACTAATCGCATTTATGATGGTGATACGCTACACAACCATTCATAAAGGTTGGCATAGAGGCATTTTAGATCAATTACTTGTTTTCACAATCAATGGAATCATCATTATGCTCTTGCCACAATTAGGTCCCATTATTTTAGAAAAAGTTTCATCATATGAACAGGTTGGATTCTTTGGAGCTGCATCAAAAATACCAGCAGTATTGTATCAAATACCGGGTGTAATCGCAGCAGCATTTTATCCAAAATTATTCGCTTTCGGAAACGAAAACAACATTGATGAGCATAGAAAATTATCTCATTTCGAATTAAAGCTTATGTCTTTCTTAGGAATGGGCATCTCGATTCCATTTATCGCTGACCCAAGCTTTTGGATTGTTAACTTATTAGGTGAAAAATACGCACCAGCCGGTAATGCACTTGCTATTTTAGCCTTTATGGTTATTTTACAATCAATTAACTATCCACTTGCTGATAATTTAACAACGATTGGTCAACAGTGGAAACGTACTACAACGATGGGGATTGGATTAGCTGTTGCCATCATAAGTTACATCGTATTAGGTAGTAAATTCGGAATGATGGGAGCTGCTGTTGCAGCTATCCTTACTGAAGTTACTTTATTAATTGGCTTTACTTTATTCGTTCGTAAAGGGTTCGAATTATTATTTAAAGGGATTATATTTAATAGCTTAGCGTTTGCAATTAGTTACGGACTATACCGCATCATATTAATTAACTTACCACCACTAGTTGCTTTAACACTTACCGGTATACTATACGGTATTATCGGTCTTGCCATTGATCCTCAAATACGTGGGTTAATTTTAGGATTCGTAAATAAAAAGTTGGCTGGTAAAAACATTTAA